The stretch of DNA GTCAGCTCGGTAAAGTCGGTTTTTACTTCAGGGTTAATCTGAGCATGACGTTGATAGTCGATACAGAACACCAAAAATTCTGCCGCGTTCTCAACGTAAGCTTGATTGCCTGCGTATTCAGCTAGCAACTTGCGCTTCTCTGTGTCTGTCACTCTCACAATAGAAACAGCCTGCAGTAAGCTCGATGATGAAGCCGCGAGACCAGCCTGAATAATTATATCAAGTTGTGCTTTTTCAATCGGTTGATTTGTATATTGACGAATGGAGCGATGCCCCAGAATAGTTTCAATCGTGCTGTTCATAACTCTCAGACAGTCCTTGTGGTGATGACGTAGAGAATCACAATAACGACAATTACCATGAGCGTAAAGGGTGTTCGAGCCTTTCTGGTTGGCAGAATGATATTCATGAATTTAAAAGGATTGCTACCACAGCCAATCCTTTTTTGTACGGTTTCCTGCTAGAAGCTAGAAGCTAGAAGCTAGAAGCTAGAAGCTAGAAGTGAATAACGCTTAAGAGTTAGCTTTAATGGCGAAGAGACAAAGTGATGAAGTGAACTCTGTTGGTCGAATAGCTGCCAGAAGGCTGAAATAGTCCTGAGTCAGCACTAATTTCACCATGGCCCAAATCTTGGTATTGGTAGCTCAACCCTAGATGTAAGTCACTGGATATCTTCTTCTCAGCGCCGAATCCGATACGCCACTGTTTATCGAGCGGGAGTAACACATCTCTGTTTTGACTGCTTACAGGGCTCGTGTCACCGCTCAGTCCGCTGTACAGCAACCAATCCTCATATGCGTATTCCACACCAACCCCAAGAGAGTAAGTGGTTGAATATTTGTCATCATAATCTTGCCATGTCTCCATGTTGGAGCTGAGTAGAAGGTTTAAATCTTCATTTAATGAATGCTTCAACCCTAAGTTTAAGCTTCGAACCCATGTCAATTCAGAGCTAATTCCAAAAGCGTTGGCGTTATCAAGGGAAAGGTCGTGATCAAATTGGCCCTGATAACTGACACCCAATTGTGTGTTGTCACTGATGTGGTGATTGAGACTCAGGCCAAACCCTAGGTCTAGGCTATCTCCTTGAAGCTCTCGACCATTCGAAGCTTGAGTTTCAAGCGCTGTGTGCTGCAATATCAAAGAACCACCAAGAGACAGTTGTTTATTGACCTGATATGACAATGACGACGTTAAGTTGAGCGCCGAAATGCTATTTTCTTTGATCAATAAAGCAGGGTGCGCGCCAACGCCGTGTGAGTATTCAACGCCAGTGCCGCCAGCTGCGTGCAATGCTGCGCCGACGACCCATTGGTCATTTAACCTTGATGCGTAAGACAGGTGAGGGAGAACATCGGCGCTGCTTCCTGTAGTCGAAGCCGAGTTATCGTCACGGACAAAAGTGGTTTCGACATCGAGGTATTGAACGCCGAGAATCCAAGCACTCTCTTTAATGGCCGATAACCCCGCAGCATTGGTGATCACTGCGGATGCATCGTTCGCGGTTACGTTTCCTGTGCCTGCTGTGCCAACGCTTTTAGTTGTCGCAATCTGAGATAGATTTAACCCTCCCGCGTGAGTAAGAGAGCTGACTATCCCTGTTACTAAAAAAGACAGTGTGATGAAAGGTGTTTTCAAGAATAGAACCTTA from Vibrio splendidus encodes:
- a CDS encoding OmpP1/FadL family transporter: MKTPFITLSFLVTGIVSSLTHAGGLNLSQIATTKSVGTAGTGNVTANDASAVITNAAGLSAIKESAWILGVQYLDVETTFVRDDNSASTTGSSADVLPHLSYASRLNDQWVVGAALHAAGGTGVEYSHGVGAHPALLIKENSISALNLTSSLSYQVNKQLSLGGSLILQHTALETQASNGRELQGDSLDLGFGLSLNHHISDNTQLGVSYQGQFDHDLSLDNANAFGISSELTWVRSLNLGLKHSLNEDLNLLLSSNMETWQDYDDKYSTTYSLGVGVEYAYEDWLLYSGLSGDTSPVSSQNRDVLLPLDKQWRIGFGAEKKISSDLHLGLSYQYQDLGHGEISADSGLFQPSGSYSTNRVHFITLSLRH